A genomic stretch from Solibacillus isronensis includes:
- a CDS encoding LolA family protein translates to MKLRLLVVVVCCLFLAACGKATKDEVIEDVNKKWNDAKGYELSASMEVRTGAEPRVYDVKVWHTKPDFYRVAVNPKGESEQQLIVRNEEGVFVVTPSLRKTHKFQSEWPKQNSQAYIIGALAEDLLSDSKAVMTEDDASYTFEVATRNVDQTALPVQQIVVDKKTMLPTKVSVMDESLQEQVVITFADIKLGVQHTAEEYAVEKFSEKEEKKAASAEVVDTEFSVYYPTIDWAHTKLTDEFEVQEDGNTRVILTFEGEKPFTLMQQPIQSDDTILPVSGDPADLGYTIGAITDNSIQWDKDGMTFFIASTKLTKDELLEVAASVQESSIK, encoded by the coding sequence TTGAAACTACGACTGCTAGTAGTTGTCGTTTGTTGTCTCTTTTTGGCGGCGTGTGGAAAAGCTACAAAGGATGAAGTGATTGAAGATGTTAACAAGAAGTGGAATGACGCCAAAGGTTATGAGTTAAGTGCTTCGATGGAAGTTCGGACAGGCGCAGAGCCACGTGTTTACGATGTAAAAGTTTGGCATACAAAACCGGATTTTTACCGAGTGGCAGTTAATCCAAAAGGTGAGTCAGAACAGCAGTTGATCGTTCGAAATGAAGAAGGTGTCTTTGTTGTCACGCCATCATTACGTAAAACGCATAAATTCCAAAGTGAATGGCCAAAGCAAAACAGTCAGGCGTATATAATTGGTGCATTGGCTGAAGATTTGTTGTCAGATTCAAAAGCGGTAATGACTGAAGATGATGCAAGCTATACTTTTGAAGTTGCGACTCGAAACGTAGACCAAACAGCATTACCGGTTCAGCAAATTGTAGTCGATAAGAAAACGATGCTTCCGACAAAAGTTAGCGTTATGGATGAATCTTTACAAGAACAAGTTGTCATTACATTTGCAGACATTAAACTGGGAGTGCAGCATACTGCGGAAGAATATGCGGTAGAAAAATTCTCTGAAAAAGAGGAAAAGAAAGCTGCATCAGCAGAAGTGGTAGATACAGAGTTTAGTGTGTATTATCCTACGATTGACTGGGCCCATACAAAGCTGACAGATGAGTTTGAAGTGCAGGAAGATGGAAATACACGAGTTATTTTAACATTTGAAGGGGAAAAGCCGTTTACATTAATGCAGCAGCCGATCCAATCCGATGATACAATATTACCTGTATCCGGGGACCCGGCAGATTTAGGATATACAATAGGGGCTATTACTGATAATTCAATTCAGTGGGACAAAGATGGCATGACCTTCTTTATCGCTTCCACAAAATTAACGAAGGATGAATTATTGGAAGTAGCTGCAAGTGTGCAGGAAAGTAGTATAAAATAA
- a CDS encoding Tex family protein, with product MDQQKMLQIIAKDAKVEPKQAKAVIGLLEEGNTVPFIARYRKEMTGSLDEVQIKAVEDRYHYIQQLETRKEEVLRLIDEQGKLTDELKTAIQASTVLQRLEDLYRPFKQKRRTKATIAKERGLEPLAEELLKFKKRTLEEMGAPFINEEQGVTGIDEALAGARDILAERFADDAAIREKLRTLSWREGKLVTTVKNAEKDEKQVFEMYYEYEEPVHRIAPHRILAVNRGEKEDVIRAAIEVPIDKATIQMENHFIPRNFVGPSVNEVKLAIADSYKRLIKPSIENELRAELSAKAETQAIHIFSENLRNLLLQPPMRGKMVLGVDPAYRTGCKLAVVDETGKMIEVGVIYPHTTSDPSKAKATVKALLKKYPISIIAIGNGTASRETEQFIAELLKEIDGNIAYVIVNEAGASVYSASEVARAEFPDLQVEQRSAVSIARRLQDPLSELVKIDPKAVGVGQYQHDVSQKQLAESLTFIVETAVNQVGVDVNTASASLLQYVSGLSKTVAENIVTMRSENGQFTSRAQLKKIPRLGAKTYEQAVGFLRIADAKNPLDATGIHPESYKLAEAVLEAAGLTKKDVGTAKAEEAISKLNLTTLGESLEVGEVTLKDIVDTLMKPTRDPRDAFPQPLLKTDVLQMDDLQVGMELQGTVRNVVDFGAFVDIGVKQDGLVHISKLQKGRVKHPLDVVSLGDIVTVWVEKVEANKGRISLTMLTPENQHSV from the coding sequence ATGGATCAACAAAAAATGTTACAAATAATCGCAAAAGATGCGAAAGTGGAACCAAAACAGGCAAAAGCGGTTATTGGACTACTGGAAGAAGGTAACACAGTACCTTTTATCGCACGTTATAGAAAAGAAATGACAGGTTCACTTGATGAAGTTCAAATTAAGGCAGTGGAAGACCGCTACCATTACATACAACAGCTCGAAACACGAAAGGAAGAAGTGCTGCGACTGATCGATGAGCAAGGTAAATTGACGGATGAACTAAAAACAGCTATCCAAGCATCAACGGTTCTTCAACGTTTAGAAGATTTGTACCGACCATTTAAACAAAAGCGCCGTACAAAAGCAACGATCGCCAAAGAACGGGGTTTGGAACCATTAGCTGAAGAACTGTTAAAGTTTAAAAAGCGTACTTTGGAAGAAATGGGGGCGCCTTTTATAAACGAAGAGCAAGGTGTTACTGGAATTGATGAAGCATTGGCTGGTGCACGAGATATTTTAGCAGAGCGATTTGCCGATGATGCTGCAATTCGTGAAAAGCTACGTACCCTATCCTGGCGGGAAGGCAAGCTTGTAACAACGGTAAAAAATGCGGAAAAAGATGAAAAACAAGTATTTGAAATGTATTACGAATATGAAGAACCTGTTCACCGAATTGCACCTCACAGAATCCTGGCGGTAAACCGCGGTGAAAAAGAAGATGTAATACGTGCAGCAATTGAAGTTCCAATCGATAAAGCAACAATACAAATGGAAAATCATTTTATTCCTAGAAATTTTGTAGGCCCTTCTGTAAATGAAGTAAAGCTGGCAATTGCGGATAGCTATAAACGATTAATTAAACCGTCTATTGAAAATGAGCTTCGAGCAGAACTTTCAGCAAAAGCAGAAACTCAAGCGATTCATATTTTCTCGGAAAATCTACGTAACTTATTATTACAGCCGCCAATGCGCGGTAAAATGGTTCTTGGTGTAGACCCTGCATACAGAACAGGCTGCAAGTTAGCGGTAGTCGATGAGACGGGCAAGATGATTGAAGTGGGCGTTATATATCCTCACACTACGTCGGATCCTTCAAAAGCGAAAGCAACAGTGAAGGCATTATTAAAGAAATATCCGATTAGTATTATTGCGATTGGAAACGGGACAGCCTCCCGTGAAACAGAACAGTTTATTGCGGAACTGCTGAAAGAAATAGACGGAAACATTGCATATGTCATTGTCAATGAGGCAGGGGCATCCGTATATTCTGCTTCCGAAGTGGCACGAGCAGAGTTTCCGGATTTACAGGTGGAACAACGGAGTGCTGTATCGATTGCTCGTCGATTACAAGACCCTTTATCAGAGCTTGTAAAAATTGATCCGAAAGCAGTCGGTGTAGGACAGTATCAGCATGACGTTTCGCAAAAGCAGCTCGCAGAATCACTGACGTTTATTGTGGAAACAGCGGTAAACCAAGTTGGGGTAGATGTAAATACAGCTTCGGCCTCTCTTTTACAATATGTATCTGGACTTTCGAAAACGGTAGCTGAAAATATTGTGACGATGCGTAGTGAAAACGGACAATTTACATCACGTGCACAACTGAAAAAAATCCCGCGATTAGGTGCTAAAACTTACGAGCAGGCAGTCGGTTTCTTGCGTATTGCAGATGCCAAAAATCCGTTAGATGCTACAGGTATCCATCCGGAAAGTTATAAATTAGCCGAAGCTGTATTGGAGGCAGCAGGATTAACGAAAAAGGATGTCGGAACGGCAAAAGCCGAAGAAGCGATCAGCAAGTTAAATTTAACAACATTAGGTGAGTCATTAGAAGTAGGGGAAGTTACATTGAAAGACATTGTCGATACATTAATGAAACCTACCCGTGACCCTCGTGATGCTTTCCCGCAACCGTTATTAAAAACAGATGTACTTCAAATGGATGATTTGCAAGTTGGAATGGAGCTGCAAGGGACCGTCCGAAATGTTGTAGATTTTGGAGCATTTGTCGATATCGGGGTTAAGCAGGATGGACTTGTCCATATTTCCAAATTGCAAAAAGGTCGTGTTAAACATCCATTAGATGTTGTTTCTCTTGGGGATATCGTGACGGTTTGGGTAGAAAAAGTGGAAGCAAATAAAGGTCGTATTTCTTTAACGATGTTAACTCCTGAAAATCAACATAGCGTGTAA
- a CDS encoding SprT family protein, whose product MTDEQAQKLVEQLSNDFFNRPFIHKAYFNSRLKTTGGRYMLSSHNIELNKKLYDHFGIEELKGIILHELCHYHLHILGMGYRHGDADFRNLLKKVGAPRFCSTLEQPKEKPKQNTIHIYSCTNCGQIYKRKRKMDVKKYCCSMCKGKIKFLHSEK is encoded by the coding sequence ATGACGGACGAACAGGCACAAAAGTTAGTGGAACAGTTATCAAATGACTTTTTTAATCGACCGTTTATTCATAAAGCTTATTTTAATAGTCGCTTGAAAACGACTGGCGGTCGGTATATGTTAAGCAGCCACAATATCGAACTTAATAAAAAACTATATGATCATTTCGGCATAGAGGAGTTAAAGGGTATTATTTTACATGAACTTTGCCATTATCATCTTCATATTTTGGGGATGGGTTATAGGCATGGTGATGCAGATTTTCGGAATCTATTGAAAAAAGTAGGCGCGCCACGTTTTTGTTCTACATTGGAACAGCCTAAAGAAAAGCCGAAACAAAATACTATACATATATATAGCTGTACGAACTGCGGACAAATATATAAAAGAAAAAGAAAAATGGATGTAAAAAAATACTGTTGCAGTATGTGCAAAGGTAAAATTAAATTTCTACACAGTGAAAAATAA
- the sigB gene encoding RNA polymerase sigma factor SigB, translating to MSKESLPKNTSKEEVLNWIAEYQASGCEDSQTNLVLHYQQLVESIARKYSHGKSYYDDIVQVGMLGLLGAIRRFDPSFGRSFEAFAVPTIVGEIKRFLRDKTWDVHVPRRIKELGPRIKAAVEALTTSLQRSPSITEIATYLEVQDEDVLEAMEMGRSYQALSMDHSIESDSDGSTVTLFDVVGREDTGYEVTNRRMIVADAMNVLNERERQIIQLTYLEQLSQKEAGERLGISQMHVSRIQRKAIKKLQDAITASGGVSL from the coding sequence ATGTCGAAAGAATCACTACCTAAAAATACATCAAAAGAAGAAGTACTAAATTGGATTGCAGAATATCAGGCAAGCGGCTGTGAAGATTCACAAACAAATCTTGTGCTCCATTATCAGCAGTTAGTCGAGTCGATTGCACGCAAATATTCACATGGTAAATCTTATTATGATGATATTGTACAAGTAGGGATGCTTGGCTTATTAGGTGCGATCCGACGATTTGACCCTTCTTTTGGCAGAAGCTTTGAGGCGTTTGCAGTTCCGACTATCGTAGGTGAAATAAAACGCTTTTTACGTGATAAAACTTGGGACGTACATGTTCCGAGACGTATTAAAGAATTAGGACCTAGAATCAAGGCAGCTGTCGAAGCATTAACGACATCGCTACAACGCTCTCCATCCATTACAGAAATTGCAACATATTTAGAAGTACAGGATGAGGACGTACTGGAAGCGATGGAAATGGGCCGAAGCTATCAGGCGCTTTCGATGGACCATTCAATCGAATCGGATTCTGATGGTAGTACTGTTACGTTATTTGATGTAGTCGGTCGAGAAGATACAGGCTATGAAGTGACAAACCGCCGCATGATTGTAGCAGATGCGATGAATGTTTTAAATGAACGTGAGCGACAAATTATCCAATTAACTTATTTGGAACAGCTTAGTCAAAAGGAAGCCGGAGAAAGACTCGGTATATCCCAAATGCACGTTTCGCGAATTCAACGTAAAGCAATTAAAAAATTACAAGACGCCATTACAGCAAGTGGCGGCGTCTCATTATAA
- a CDS encoding anti-sigma regulatory factor codes for MNTKSTVEIVTEWDIVAARQLGRNEAKAIGFGAVDQARITTAISELARNIYLYARAGEVTIERISNEEKVGLRIIAADKGPGISNLKKVMEDGYSTSGGLGAGLPGVKRLMDTMDIQSTVGNGTTIVIEKWVK; via the coding sequence ATGAATACGAAATCTACCGTAGAGATTGTAACAGAATGGGATATTGTAGCTGCACGCCAACTTGGACGTAACGAGGCGAAAGCAATTGGCTTTGGCGCGGTAGATCAAGCTCGAATTACGACGGCGATAAGTGAACTGGCTCGAAATATTTATTTATATGCCCGTGCCGGGGAAGTGACAATAGAACGTATTAGTAATGAAGAGAAAGTTGGCCTTCGCATAATAGCGGCAGATAAAGGACCAGGAATAAGCAATTTAAAAAAAGTGATGGAAGACGGCTATTCAACTTCAGGCGGGCTTGGAGCGGGCTTGCCGGGAGTCAAAAGACTAATGGATACAATGGACATCCAATCCACTGTAGGAAATGGAACGACGATAGTTATCGAAAAATGGGTAAAGTAG
- the rsbW gene encoding anti-sigma B factor RsbW, with protein MRAFDYIEIRVPAKSQYVSVIRLTISGLAMRVGFTYDEIEDLKIATSEAVTNVVHHAYKANEEGEVVIGCALFEDKIEIMVADYGVSFNFEEIKSKVGPYHENENVALLREGGLGIYLMETLMDEVKLNNEGGVTVFMTKYVSREQVKGNVERITT; from the coding sequence ATGAGAGCATTTGACTATATTGAAATTCGAGTGCCTGCCAAATCGCAATATGTAAGTGTAATACGGCTAACAATTTCAGGATTAGCGATGCGAGTTGGGTTTACTTATGATGAAATAGAAGATTTAAAAATTGCTACAAGTGAAGCGGTGACAAATGTTGTTCACCATGCTTATAAAGCAAACGAGGAAGGCGAAGTTGTAATCGGGTGTGCATTATTTGAGGACAAGATTGAAATAATGGTCGCAGATTACGGTGTAAGCTTTAACTTTGAAGAGATCAAATCAAAAGTTGGTCCATATCATGAAAATGAAAACGTAGCATTATTACGTGAAGGTGGATTAGGAATTTATTTAATGGAGACTTTAATGGATGAAGTGAAATTAAATAACGAAGGTGGCGTCACTGTTTTCATGACAAAGTATGTCTCGAGAGAGCAGGTGAAAGGAAATGTCGAAAGAATCACTACCTAA
- a CDS encoding STAS domain-containing protein, which translates to MNVNVQFREDGNVLKGYIEGEIDTYTAPILREELETVQIVEGRKIELDLSKVNYMDSTGLGIFVAFYKKVTKENASLKLVNLSNRLVRLFEITGLSELMSIEIDEELELK; encoded by the coding sequence ATGAATGTTAATGTTCAATTTAGAGAAGATGGAAACGTATTAAAAGGCTATATCGAGGGTGAAATCGATACGTATACAGCCCCGATATTACGCGAAGAGCTGGAAACAGTTCAAATTGTAGAAGGCCGAAAAATCGAATTGGATTTATCAAAAGTAAATTATATGGACAGTACAGGATTAGGAATATTTGTTGCATTTTATAAAAAAGTTACGAAGGAAAATGCATCACTAAAATTAGTGAATTTATCCAATCGTTTAGTGAGATTGTTTGAAATTACAGGATTAAGTGAATTAATGAGTATTGAGATTGATGAGGAATTGGAGTTGAAATGA
- a CDS encoding type II toxin-antitoxin system PemK/MazF family toxin, whose product MIVKRGDVFFADLSPVVGSEQGGTRPVLIIQNDIGNRFSPTVIIAAITAQIQKAKLPTHVEIDAKKYGFERDSVILLEQLRTIDKSRLTDRITQLDAKLMQEVDIALNISLGLVKF is encoded by the coding sequence TTGATTGTAAAACGTGGAGACGTTTTTTTTGCTGACCTATCACCGGTGGTAGGGTCGGAACAGGGCGGGACTAGACCCGTTCTTATTATTCAAAATGATATTGGAAATCGCTTTAGTCCAACTGTCATAATAGCTGCAATTACTGCGCAAATTCAAAAAGCAAAGTTACCTACACATGTTGAAATCGATGCGAAAAAGTATGGTTTTGAGCGTGATTCGGTAATTTTGCTTGAACAATTGCGTACAATTGATAAATCGCGATTAACAGATCGTATTACTCAGCTAGATGCAAAACTAATGCAAGAAGTAGATATCGCTCTTAATATTAGTTTAGGACTTGTAAAATTTTAA
- the acpS gene encoding holo-ACP synthase, whose product MIKGIGLDLVELDRIKKMIGRSEKFAQRILTDRELAIFNSLSDMRKVEFLAGRFAAKEAYSKANGTGIGKGCELHQIEILKTEQGKPVLYFDGELVNGFISITHTRTTAVAQVILMQ is encoded by the coding sequence ATGATAAAAGGGATTGGTTTAGATTTAGTAGAATTGGACCGAATTAAAAAAATGATTGGACGTTCAGAAAAATTTGCTCAAAGAATTTTAACAGATAGGGAACTGGCCATTTTTAATTCGTTATCGGATATGCGCAAAGTGGAATTTTTGGCAGGTCGTTTTGCTGCAAAGGAAGCCTATTCAAAAGCAAATGGCACAGGAATCGGTAAAGGCTGTGAACTCCATCAAATAGAAATTTTAAAAACGGAGCAAGGAAAACCTGTATTATACTTCGATGGTGAACTGGTGAACGGGTTTATATCCATTACTCATACGCGTACGACAGCAGTTGCTCAAGTAATCTTAATGCAATAA
- the alr gene encoding alanine racemase, producing MDTPIYYRPTKAVIHLQAITHNLASLRNYIGPNIQIIAVVKANAYGHGDVEVAKTAIEAGATMLAVATPDEAVHIRENFKEIDILVLGASPHAFIPYASAENIILTAFSTEWLQEAQQYTPLLNQLRLHIKVDSGMGRIGVSTKEELLELYTMINSSDDFLVDGIFTHFATADEEDSLYFDNQATLFKDFLGALPQKPRLVHVANTATALVKDPSLHYDAVRFGISMYGLLPSGYVGTKLPFPIKPAFSLQTELVHIKKMKAGQSVGYGATYTAEKDCYIGTIPIGYADGMIRKLSGQEVLVGGKRAKIVGRICMDQSMILLPEAYNVGEEVVLIGCQQQEEITIDDWAHKLQTINYEVPCVITARVPRVYK from the coding sequence ATGGATACTCCAATTTATTACAGACCAACAAAAGCAGTAATTCATCTGCAAGCAATCACACATAACCTTGCTTCACTACGAAATTATATAGGACCGAATATCCAAATTATTGCTGTCGTAAAAGCAAATGCATATGGTCATGGAGATGTGGAAGTTGCAAAAACGGCAATTGAGGCCGGTGCAACAATGCTTGCTGTCGCAACACCCGACGAAGCAGTACATATTAGAGAGAATTTTAAGGAAATCGATATTTTAGTGTTAGGTGCTTCACCGCATGCTTTTATTCCGTATGCATCAGCAGAAAATATTATCCTTACTGCCTTTTCAACAGAATGGCTCCAAGAAGCACAGCAGTATACACCGCTGTTAAACCAGTTAAGACTTCATATTAAAGTTGATTCGGGCATGGGACGTATCGGTGTATCTACTAAAGAAGAACTATTGGAGTTATATACAATGATTAATTCTTCCGATGACTTTTTAGTGGATGGAATTTTTACGCATTTTGCTACTGCAGATGAAGAAGATTCACTGTACTTTGACAATCAAGCTACCCTATTCAAGGACTTTTTAGGTGCACTGCCACAAAAGCCTCGTCTTGTTCATGTTGCCAATACAGCTACCGCATTAGTAAAAGATCCTTCTTTGCATTATGATGCGGTACGTTTCGGTATTTCCATGTACGGATTGCTTCCTTCAGGTTATGTAGGCACAAAATTGCCATTTCCGATTAAGCCGGCATTTTCTCTACAGACCGAACTTGTACATATTAAAAAAATGAAGGCTGGTCAATCGGTAGGTTATGGTGCAACATATACGGCAGAAAAGGACTGCTATATCGGTACAATACCGATTGGCTACGCAGATGGTATGATTCGTAAGCTTTCAGGCCAAGAAGTGCTTGTTGGAGGAAAAAGAGCGAAAATTGTCGGCAGAATTTGTATGGATCAAAGTATGATTTTACTTCCGGAAGCATATAATGTTGGGGAAGAAGTTGTACTGATAGGCTGCCAACAGCAAGAGGAAATCACGATAGATGATTGGGCTCATAAACTCCAAACAATTAATTACGAAGTGCCATGTGTAATAACGGCTAGAGTTCCTAGGGTATATAAATAA
- a CDS encoding PH domain-containing protein — MSKDKYKLHPVTAIINVVKALKDLLIPIIIIVAANGFNFNLDYRSETFFSEMIPLLILVIVLSVTVVSGLIKWWTFVYWFEDSELRVEYGLFIKKKRYIPFDRIQNLNYKEGIFHRLFKLVQVQVETAGSKDGKPEAELTAVTKAAADEVEIQMKKAKQKLPIESDIGQMVEVEEPEPESVVLHKMKIPELLLLATTSSGVGVVLAGVFAVLSQFAEFIPFDLIYDELAFLVEYGFIVVMILIALALILAWGISVGLTFLNYYNFTVSKEHDRLIITRGLIEKKRVTIPLKRVQAIKLAENPFQQMLGLASVAVESAGGGFSGENDKKIILFPLIAKKEVFTPLAELFPEYDFEVTQLIQPPKKAQPFFYRIDFVWLVPLIGAISYFFYPYGLLSLLLIVPIILLGRWQFKTTGFTVKDQQITIVSRLVSRVTFYAIKKRVQITQGSQTYFQKRRDIGSVKIVVMSGMLGASATARHMEQQEVERVLSWYEH, encoded by the coding sequence ATGTCTAAAGACAAATATAAACTTCATCCTGTAACGGCAATCATCAATGTTGTAAAGGCATTGAAAGATCTCCTTATCCCGATCATTATCATTGTTGCGGCGAACGGCTTTAATTTTAATTTGGACTATCGAAGCGAAACGTTTTTCAGTGAGATGATCCCGCTCTTAATTTTAGTTATCGTCTTATCGGTAACGGTAGTGAGCGGTTTGATTAAGTGGTGGACATTTGTATATTGGTTTGAAGATAGTGAACTCCGTGTGGAATATGGTCTGTTTATAAAGAAAAAGCGTTATATTCCATTTGATCGCATTCAAAATTTGAATTATAAAGAAGGTATTTTTCACCGGTTGTTCAAGCTTGTACAAGTACAAGTGGAAACGGCGGGAAGTAAAGATGGGAAACCTGAAGCGGAACTGACAGCGGTAACGAAAGCTGCGGCAGACGAAGTGGAAATTCAAATGAAAAAGGCGAAACAGAAACTGCCGATTGAAAGTGACATAGGGCAAATGGTTGAAGTTGAAGAGCCAGAGCCGGAATCAGTAGTTTTACACAAAATGAAAATACCGGAGCTGTTACTGTTAGCGACGACTTCCAGCGGTGTGGGGGTAGTACTTGCCGGTGTCTTTGCAGTTCTTTCGCAATTTGCGGAGTTTATTCCTTTTGATCTGATATATGATGAATTGGCATTTTTAGTGGAATACGGCTTTATTGTTGTCATGATTTTAATCGCGCTTGCGCTAATACTGGCATGGGGAATTTCTGTTGGCTTGACGTTTTTAAATTATTATAACTTTACGGTCAGCAAGGAGCATGATCGTCTAATTATTACGCGGGGATTAATCGAAAAAAAACGTGTGACAATTCCGTTAAAACGGGTGCAGGCAATTAAACTGGCGGAAAACCCTTTCCAGCAAATGCTCGGCTTAGCATCTGTTGCGGTAGAAAGTGCTGGTGGAGGATTTAGCGGGGAGAATGATAAGAAAATCATTTTATTTCCATTGATTGCAAAAAAAGAGGTGTTTACACCATTGGCAGAACTGTTTCCTGAATATGATTTTGAAGTTACCCAACTTATTCAGCCGCCAAAAAAAGCACAACCTTTTTTCTATCGGATCGATTTTGTATGGTTAGTTCCGTTAATCGGTGCTATTTCTTACTTCTTCTATCCATATGGACTGTTGTCATTATTGCTAATCGTGCCGATCATTCTACTTGGAAGATGGCAATTTAAGACGACTGGATTTACGGTGAAAGATCAGCAAATTACGATCGTCTCGCGTCTTGTAAGCCGTGTAACATTTTATGCTATAAAAAAGCGAGTACAAATTACGCAAGGTAGTCAAACCTATTTCCAGAAGCGACGGGATATTGGGTCTGTAAAAATTGTAGTGATGTCAGGTATGCTCGGAGCTTCTGCTACAGCGCGTCATATGGAGCAACAGGAAGTAGAAAGAGTACTGTCCTGGTATGAACATTAA
- a CDS encoding rhomboid family intramembrane serine protease, translated as MFIRRENFKQYITLYPVVSSIIAINLIVFVLTLIPGFGEDLLYAGMSVNGLIAAGEWWRIITSMFLHAGFMHVLFNMFSLFLFGPELEKIAGKMRFLTIYFLAGIFGVAATYATQDAYYASVGASGALYGIFGAFGALVYYTRHLFPQLRQIILPLIVISIIMTFLTPNINIAAHLGGLVTGFILGVVYFNPKNMGRWRKQPIRRVK; from the coding sequence ATGTTTATTCGTAGAGAAAATTTTAAACAGTACATTACGTTATATCCGGTCGTATCGTCAATTATAGCAATTAATCTAATTGTTTTCGTCCTAACATTAATACCGGGCTTCGGCGAAGATCTGCTTTATGCCGGTATGAGCGTAAATGGACTCATTGCAGCCGGTGAATGGTGGCGTATTATTACGTCCATGTTTTTACATGCAGGTTTTATGCACGTTCTTTTTAATATGTTCTCCCTATTTTTATTTGGTCCGGAACTTGAGAAAATCGCCGGCAAAATGCGCTTTTTAACAATTTACTTTTTAGCCGGAATTTTTGGTGTTGCTGCTACTTACGCAACACAAGATGCCTATTATGCAAGCGTAGGTGCAAGTGGAGCACTATACGGAATTTTCGGAGCGTTCGGGGCCCTTGTTTATTACACTAGACATTTATTCCCGCAGTTAAGACAAATAATATTGCCATTAATAGTGATTAGTATTATTATGACATTTTTAACACCAAATATTAATATTGCCGCACATCTAGGCGGTTTAGTTACCGGCTTTATTTTAGGGGTTGTTTACTTTAATCCTAAAAATATGGGACGCTGGCGCAAACAGCCCATTAGACGGGTAAAATAA
- a CDS encoding PP2C family protein-serine/threonine phosphatase, whose product MKELQIQYQKILSDFLANQTERNLYIGQNFIRQLIQKKVAPEEVINIHKYAIEQIYPDLPEDISHSYDFLIEIMVHFGLTLKEHQSLLEQQEELRMEMNVATKIQNMILRTTVPMLDQIDIGMLSVPIRKMNGDYVHFLNNNDSVVSVAVTDVVGKGVPAALCMSMVKYGLDTLEYATKDPSYILEVLNRIIEKSVDDSMFVSMFYGTYNIEESKFTYGSAGHEPAIYYNARKKTFFDLESKGLLLGVMPEVTYPQYDICLEENDFIIMITDGVTDFRKQGELDPRDVIKNLALSCNHLSAQEMCEEMYTYLKNLPDFELEDDFTVVIFKK is encoded by the coding sequence TTGAAAGAGCTGCAAATACAATATCAAAAAATCTTATCGGATTTTTTGGCAAACCAAACTGAGCGAAATTTGTATATAGGACAAAACTTTATTCGACAGTTAATTCAAAAAAAAGTAGCTCCAGAAGAGGTCATCAATATCCACAAATATGCGATAGAACAAATTTATCCAGATCTGCCAGAAGATATTTCGCATAGCTATGATTTTTTAATTGAGATTATGGTGCACTTTGGTTTAACTTTAAAGGAGCATCAAAGTTTACTGGAACAGCAAGAAGAACTGCGAATGGAGATGAATGTCGCTACAAAGATCCAGAATATGATTCTCAGAACAACAGTACCTATGCTTGATCAGATTGATATTGGGATGCTGTCCGTACCAATCCGCAAAATGAATGGTGATTATGTTCACTTCTTAAACAACAATGATTCGGTTGTCAGTGTAGCTGTGACAGATGTTGTTGGAAAAGGTGTGCCTGCAGCCCTGTGCATGTCTATGGTCAAATATGGGCTTGATACACTTGAGTACGCAACAAAAGATCCATCTTACATTTTAGAAGTGTTAAATCGTATTATCGAAAAAAGTGTTGATGATAGTATGTTTGTCTCGATGTTTTATGGGACATACAATATTGAGGAAAGCAAATTTACATATGGGTCGGCTGGGCATGAGCCTGCTATATATTATAATGCCCGTAAAAAAACTTTCTTTGATTTGGAATCGAAGGGTTTACTATTGGGTGTTATGCCGGAAGTGACATATCCACAGTACGACATTTGTTTGGAAGAAAATGATTTTATCATTATGATTACAGATGGTGTAACGGATTTTCGCAAGCAAGGAGAGCTGGATCCTCGGGATGTTATTAAAAATTTGGCATTAAGTTGTAACCATCTTTCAGCACAGGAAATGTGTGAGGAAATGTACACCTATTTGAAAAACTTGCCTGATTTCGAATTAGAAGATGATTTTACGGTTGTTATTTTTAAAAAATAA